GGCAGTTATTgaaccaccagcccccctgaaAAGTCTCAGCACAGTTCTTGTATGAAACTGGATCATTGTTCTGATTGTGGGTTGAAAACTTACTGTTGTTATGGTAACTTAAAGAATCACctgtaataaatacataaaaggaTTTATAGTCAGGTTGGTCACTTCTTTCCCTGTAATGCTGGGTCAGTCAATTATAAGAATTTAATCATTTCCCACATTGCTAGGCCCACACTACCCTTGCAGTAAAGGAGACCGGTTGACATGATACTCTGGGCTCTCTTGAGAGAGGGGACAGATCCATGTATTCATGGCTGAGCTCAGAGCTGTTTTTGATTTGGAATATGATGGGGAAAACAACCAGCTGCTTCATCTTGCTCCCCTTACTTTAAGACTCATAGGTTTACAAATTGAAGTCCAAGCCCTCGAGAGAGAGTTCACAGATTAATTTTGGGTGATTTACCTTaagatcccccccaccccccccactccatTCCCTTAATTTTTATGggtttgttgctgctgctgcactgagcCAGCCTTGTGTGGAGTAAAATTTATGTTATTTCTGCTGTGGGATGCCCTGCATTTCAGTTGGATGGACATGCTGCTCTTCTGCTCTGAATGTTACTGAATGTGTGCAGTACCTACCTGCATTGCCTGCAACCATGTCCCCTAGAATCAGCTTGTACTTGTCAGATTCTCCCAAAATGTGGAACGAGTCATACTTGGCAAAATATTTCTTGTTGTCAAAGTCTCCAAGGTCAATACGCAGCTCATTCCTTCCTATTGAACACAGGAACAACAGGAAATGTTATCCCTGTTCTGGTGACACTTTGCGGGGGGCTGGGTTTATTTATGGTGATGTTTAAGCTCCTGGACCTAGGATGGAAGTCTGCCACCTGTGTGCGGGTCCTgtggagaagctgtgtgtgttgCTACCTGCTGATTTCTTctggtcagaaaggacctgaaaAATGTTTCCATTGATCTCCTGTATCAGAACCCACTGAGATGGCTGATTTCATGGTCTTATGCAGCCATGTGATGGCGACTGGCTGGTACTGTGATGCCCACTAAATATCCCACTACCCAGAGAGGATGTATGTATGAAAGCTGTCATAGCACACATTGGGGTTAGCCAATGGTGGGAATGGGACTGTTTTGGTGAAACACATATGTTGGGTATCTGCTGTTCAGTCTTTAAGTTGAACTAACCTCAGCTGGAGCCAGCCACACCATGTTGTTACCACCAGCTTTCCCAGAGCTGTGCTACAGTGAACTGCAACTAAGGTTGCAGCACTCGCTTCACCACTAGTGCTGGTGATTGGCAGGTCCAGAGGACTGGACACTGGACTGGGAGTTTGATCTGGGCTTTGCTCTCAGCTCTTCCCCTGACTTGCTGTATGAGCTGCAGCAATCCAAGACCTGTGTTTGTGCCTTAGCTTATTGTtcttataaagtgctttgagagccACAGGCAAAAATAACTGTTAGAGCTACTAAAAGTTTCTAAATCCTGTtagagaggagggggtgggtgggatgcAGAAGTGTTTAGAAAAAATAGCATCAGTGATTTCTTTACCAAGTGAGGTCAGCAGGTGAATGTTGTCATTTCCCAGCCAAAACTCTGTCAGCTTGCTGCCAAAGCCTCTCttgtatgcagcccagccctgaaaaAAATCCGTGGAACCATCTGTCCTTCTCTGGAAAACCTGCAGTGCAACAAGAGGGAAGCTGGTCATGTGCATTTCACTTCTGTGACTAACTTGTTGCTTCCAGAATAAGGTCCTTCAGTGGTTGATTTAGGGCTAGCATGCCATCATTTCAACCTTCCTTCCATCATTTCTTTTATAGGAAAGAGAATTAAACTGAAATCCTCTTCAGTTGGCTACATCTTGAGAGTCTTACTCTGGTCAAGTAATGATCAAACCAAAAACCGTGTTCAGCCCAATAGGATTTTGACTGTAGTCACGAGTGAAAATTAAACAAGGTAACCTTCTGCCTCAGCGAGAGAGTGCTTAGTTGAAAGAAAATGCTATAAATACCTTGGGATGAGGGGCATCTAAACtaaatttaagaaacaaaaatctATGCACAATTACAAGACCCTTAGTAGCTAATAGTTTTTGTACAGCTTTTCCTAATTTTTCTCCCATTTAACTTAATGGGGGTGGGTTGGGTGAGGCTTATCTTGGAGTCGAGTTTGAGGAAGCAgtggagcagggggagtggggaggggtagggggctagggcaggcagctgctgtggctccagctctggccgtagtctcttttctctcccccacccctgcagctttggGCCCCCtgatgcctcttccctcccccccacagtgtATCCTTGTTTTGGCACCAGCAGACTCTATCCCAACTCCAGCctgctggggcatggagcacaacCCCAGGCATCATACATTGCCTACTCCTctcccactgctttccctgccgcAGCAGCGGTAGAGAGAAATTTAAGAAaatcttccaataattagattccatacatggaaaattacatgGAATAATGTAAACATTTGTtataaagaatctaattattgaggagTTGTCTGGAATTCAGGGTCATTTTGGATTCAGGATTCACTGTGAGAAAAGCACCTCTCTGAATATATGTGTAAGCTTCATTTCACTTTGCTGTCACTCACAGTCCATCCTCCGCCATCATTCTCCATGTCACATAGCACAGTCATGTGTGTACAGCCTATGGGATAGATGGTGTACCAGCCACTCAGAACATTTCCTCTGGCTCGTAGCTGTTTGCAGTTCTTCTCACCTGTGCAGAAGAGGAAACAAAATCTCTAGACCAATGTTTCCCAACTGGGGTGACACAGCACCTGGGGACCATGAAACTCAGCCAGTGTATGTGGAGTAAAGCACTTTCCTAGGCTCTAATTGTGCAAAGATCAGGCACAAGAGCTGTGCTTCCATCTGGCGGCCTTTGCTccctgcagcatcccacagacCAGCAGCATCCCCAGCTGCTCCTCTAGGAACTGCTGCTgatgggggggcagtgctgggggggaaggggaggagaggtagATGGGTCTAGTCACCAGCATGTACCACCAC
The window above is part of the Alligator mississippiensis isolate rAllMis1 chromosome 12, rAllMis1, whole genome shotgun sequence genome. Proteins encoded here:
- the LOC102568152 gene encoding ficolin-2 isoform X1 codes for the protein MGKSTQRTLLALLCFTVANCLNEETCPDFEFVGYGGNEILTVVRGCPGLPGGPGPQGMPGDRGMSGEMGPPGIPGMMGPEGNRGEKGDTGEHGPKGATGQIGDPGLLTKNGLDQMSCRNGEKNCKQLRARGNVLSGWYTIYPIGCTHMTVLCDMENDGGGWTVFQRRTDGSTDFFQGWAAYKRGFGSKLTEFWLGNDNIHLLTSLGRNELRIDLGDFDNKKYFAKYDSFHILGESDKYKLILGDMVAGNAGDSLSYHNNSKFSTHNQNNDPVSYKNCAETFQGGWWFNNCHFSHLNGRYLQGYQIESGNGVVWNQGIGNEYSYKFSEMKFRSIS